Proteins encoded together in one Deinococcus metalli window:
- a CDS encoding PAS domain-containing sensor histidine kinase — MGLSAASPEFGALIQAIPNPVVLVREEGPAAMNPAARSRLRQLGEADDWRRLFDDAALPDVLLAVAEAWQGETGRVSVKLRDVIAPGQVTVAPAGPGGALLHLQVGRDPMETALHLLDTLGLGVTVHGPDSAVLHANERAQEILGLSEEQLTGRDAADVRWRAIRPNGEPFPAEERAAIQAIRTGQVQRQVPMGIFHPPSGTWRWLHVTAVPRRVPGSAQVRQVTVMFEDVTERQRADAEVRRSERQYRSLVEATSQVVWTAREDGSVLAPQPDWEAFTGQTPLEYEGRGCLSAVHPDDRRHTLEAWRTARDAQTVYATTHRLRRADGAFVSMQVRAAPVRGEDGTVEEWIGAYSEVPPEPGTGTPHTADAAALEAQVQERTQRLAEVTRFSTLLLTAAGEGVFGLDRQGVTTFANPSAARIVGHSVEGMIGSEQHALIHHHHADGSPFPLHDCPIHRTLEDGEVRRVEADVFWHAQGRAVPVSYVVTPTHGDQGEITGAVVIMQDITERTRTQEQLQAAMLELQRSNHDLEQFAAVASHDLQEPLRTIGTYTQLLAHRAGGQLDARATTYLGVMESAADRMRGLIQDLLAFARVGRDESPQRPVVLADVLAAGAQDVQGTLQQTGGTLTWDTPHTVLGQGTLVTQLLTNLIGNALKFVPPERAPQVRVESVREGNWVHVQVADNGIGIDQDAAEGVFEIFRRLHPRETYAGNGMGLAICRRIVEQHGGHLWLESSPGQGSTFHFTLPAAPEHD; from the coding sequence GTGGGCCTGAGTGCGGCCAGCCCGGAGTTCGGCGCGCTGATCCAGGCCATCCCGAATCCGGTGGTGCTCGTCCGGGAGGAAGGTCCGGCGGCCATGAACCCGGCCGCGCGCAGCCGGCTGCGGCAGCTGGGTGAGGCGGACGACTGGCGGCGGCTCTTCGACGATGCGGCGCTGCCCGACGTGCTGCTCGCGGTGGCGGAGGCGTGGCAGGGCGAGACGGGCCGCGTGAGCGTGAAGCTGCGCGACGTGATCGCGCCTGGGCAGGTCACGGTCGCGCCGGCTGGACCGGGCGGCGCGCTGCTGCACCTCCAGGTGGGCCGCGATCCCATGGAGACGGCGCTGCACCTGCTGGACACGCTGGGGCTGGGCGTCACGGTGCATGGGCCAGACAGCGCCGTTCTGCACGCGAACGAGCGGGCGCAGGAGATCCTGGGCCTGAGCGAGGAACAGCTGACCGGGCGGGACGCGGCGGACGTCCGCTGGCGGGCCATCCGGCCGAACGGGGAGCCGTTCCCCGCCGAGGAGCGCGCGGCCATCCAGGCGATCCGCACGGGGCAGGTGCAGCGCCAGGTGCCCATGGGCATCTTCCACCCGCCGTCCGGCACGTGGCGCTGGCTGCACGTGACCGCCGTGCCGCGGCGGGTGCCGGGCAGCGCGCAGGTGCGGCAGGTCACGGTGATGTTCGAGGACGTGACGGAGCGGCAGCGCGCCGACGCCGAGGTGCGGCGCAGCGAGCGCCAGTACCGCTCGCTGGTCGAGGCGACGTCGCAGGTCGTGTGGACGGCCCGCGAGGACGGCTCCGTCCTGGCACCCCAGCCGGACTGGGAAGCGTTCACCGGGCAGACCCCGTTGGAGTACGAGGGCCGAGGCTGTCTGTCGGCGGTGCATCCCGACGACCGCCGACACACCCTGGAGGCGTGGCGGACCGCCCGCGACGCGCAGACGGTGTACGCGACCACCCACCGCCTGCGGCGCGCGGACGGCGCGTTCGTGTCCATGCAGGTGCGGGCCGCGCCGGTGCGCGGCGAGGACGGCACCGTCGAGGAGTGGATCGGGGCGTACAGCGAGGTGCCGCCGGAACCGGGCACGGGGACGCCGCACACGGCGGACGCCGCGGCCCTCGAAGCGCAGGTGCAGGAACGCACGCAGCGGCTGGCCGAGGTCACGCGCTTTTCCACGCTGCTGCTCACGGCGGCGGGCGAGGGCGTGTTCGGGCTGGACCGGCAGGGCGTCACGACTTTCGCCAACCCCAGCGCAGCCCGGATAGTGGGCCACAGCGTGGAGGGCATGATCGGCTCGGAGCAGCACGCCCTGATCCACCACCACCACGCGGACGGTTCGCCGTTCCCGCTCCACGACTGCCCCATTCACCGGACGCTGGAGGACGGCGAGGTGCGGCGCGTGGAGGCGGACGTGTTCTGGCACGCGCAGGGCCGTGCGGTGCCGGTGTCTTACGTGGTCACGCCCACCCACGGCGATCAGGGCGAGATCACCGGCGCGGTCGTCATAATGCAGGACATCACCGAGCGCACCCGCACGCAGGAGCAGCTGCAGGCCGCGATGCTGGAATTGCAGCGCAGCAACCACGACCTGGAACAGTTCGCGGCGGTCGCCAGCCACGACCTGCAGGAGCCGCTGAGGACCATCGGCACCTACACGCAGCTGCTCGCACACCGCGCCGGGGGGCAGCTGGACGCGCGCGCCACCACGTACCTGGGCGTCATGGAGTCGGCGGCGGACCGCATGCGCGGCCTGATCCAGGACCTGCTCGCCTTCGCCCGCGTGGGCCGCGACGAGAGCCCGCAGCGTCCGGTGGTGCTGGCCGACGTGCTGGCGGCAGGCGCGCAGGACGTGCAGGGCACCCTCCAGCAGACCGGCGGCACCCTGACGTGGGACACGCCGCACACGGTGCTGGGTCAGGGCACCCTGGTCACCCAGCTGCTCACGAACCTGATCGGTAACGCCCTGAAGTTCGTGCCGCCGGAGCGCGCGCCGCAGGTGCGGGTCGAGTCCGTGCGGGAAGGGAACTGGGTCCACGTGCAAGTGGCCGACAACGGCATCGGGATCGACCAGGACGCGGCCGAGGGGGTATTCGAGATCTTCCGGCGGCTTCACCCCCGAGAGACCTACGCCGGGAACGGAATGGGGCTCGCCATCTGCCGTAGAATCGTGGAGCAACACGGCGGCCACCTGTGGCTGGAGTCCTCGCCCGGACAGGGCAGCACCTTCCACTTCACGCTGCCCGCCGCGCCCGAACATGACTGA
- a CDS encoding response regulator transcription factor yields MTTQRILVIEDDQDIANVLRMDLTDAGYDVEHADSAMNGLIKAREEHPTLILLDLGLPDFDGGDVVQRLRKNSAVPIIVLTARDTVEEKVRLLGLGADDYLIKPFHPDELLARVKVQLRQRTTESLTMGDLTLDPQKRLVTYKAEELRLSPKEFDILALLIRQPGRVYSRQEIGQEIWQGRLPDGSNVVDVHMANLRAKLRDLDGYGLLRTVRGVGYALRG; encoded by the coding sequence GTGACCACACAACGGATTCTTGTCATCGAAGACGATCAGGACATCGCCAACGTCCTGCGCATGGACCTGACGGATGCTGGCTACGACGTCGAGCATGCGGACAGCGCCATGAACGGCCTGATCAAGGCCCGCGAGGAGCACCCGACGCTGATCCTGCTGGACCTCGGCCTGCCGGACTTCGACGGCGGGGACGTGGTGCAGCGCCTGCGCAAGAACAGCGCCGTGCCGATCATCGTCCTGACCGCGCGCGACACGGTCGAGGAAAAGGTGCGCCTGCTGGGCCTGGGCGCCGACGACTACCTGATCAAGCCCTTCCACCCGGACGAGCTGCTGGCCCGCGTGAAGGTGCAGCTGCGCCAGCGCACCACCGAGAGCCTGACCATGGGCGACCTGACGCTCGATCCGCAAAAGCGCCTGGTGACGTACAAGGCCGAGGAACTGCGCCTGTCGCCCAAGGAATTTGACATCCTGGCGCTGCTGATCCGCCAGCCGGGCCGGGTGTACTCGCGCCAGGAGATCGGCCAGGAGATCTGGCAGGGCCGGCTGCCCGACGGCAGCAACGTGGTGGACGTGCATATGGCCAACCTGCGCGCCAAGCTGCGTGACCTGGACGGCTACGGCCTGCTGCGCACCGTGCGCGGCGTCGGCTACGCCCTGCGCGGCTGA
- the ilvA gene encoding threonine ammonia-lyase, biosynthetic, protein MLQIKEFKPGELDAMDVLRLALTSKVYGAAIETPVSETPLLSARTGNRVLLKREDLQPIFSFKLRGAYNKMAQLTAEERARGVICASAGNHAQGVAFAAQQLGVRAVIVMPSTTPEIKVGACRRRGAEVVLFGDSFSDAEAHAFALQKDRGLTFVHPYDDPLVLAGQGTVALEVLRQVEAEGGDYTLFVPVGGGGLIAGVAGVIKALRPDIRVVGVEPDDSDAMYQSLQAGERVRLDTVGIFVDGVAVKQVGAYTFDLTRRYVDDWVRVNTDEVCAAIKDVFDDTRAVMEPAGALAVAGLKKYAAERGMVGETLVALTCGANVNFDRLRHVAERAEVGEQREAILAVTIPERPGAFREFIEVIGARAVTEFNYRYAPRTDAQIFVGVQLARSGQRAELVAELAARGYAVTDLTEDELAKVHVRHMVGGRAPEATDERVYSFTFPERPGALLEFLTHLHGRWNISLFHYRNHGSAHGRVLAGVQVPPGDAPEFAAFLGGLGYPATDMTSNPAYRLFLT, encoded by the coding sequence ATGCTGCAAATCAAGGAGTTCAAGCCGGGCGAGCTGGACGCGATGGACGTGCTGCGTCTGGCGTTGACGAGCAAGGTATACGGCGCGGCCATCGAGACGCCGGTGAGCGAGACGCCGCTGCTGAGCGCGCGCACGGGAAACCGGGTGCTCCTCAAGCGCGAGGATCTGCAGCCGATCTTCTCGTTCAAGTTGCGCGGGGCGTACAACAAGATGGCGCAGCTCACGGCCGAGGAGCGGGCGCGGGGCGTGATCTGCGCGTCGGCGGGGAACCACGCGCAGGGCGTGGCCTTCGCGGCGCAGCAGCTCGGCGTGCGGGCGGTGATCGTGATGCCGTCCACGACGCCCGAGATCAAGGTGGGCGCGTGCCGGCGCCGGGGCGCCGAGGTGGTGCTGTTCGGCGACAGTTTCAGTGACGCCGAGGCGCACGCGTTCGCCCTCCAGAAGGACCGGGGCCTAACCTTCGTGCACCCGTACGACGATCCGCTGGTGCTGGCGGGACAGGGCACCGTGGCGCTGGAGGTGCTGCGGCAGGTCGAGGCCGAGGGCGGAGACTACACGCTGTTCGTGCCGGTGGGCGGCGGGGGGCTGATTGCGGGGGTGGCGGGCGTCATCAAGGCGCTGCGGCCGGACATCCGGGTGGTGGGCGTGGAGCCGGACGACTCCGACGCCATGTACCAATCCCTCCAGGCCGGCGAGCGGGTGCGGCTGGACACGGTGGGCATCTTCGTAGACGGCGTGGCGGTCAAGCAGGTGGGCGCGTACACCTTCGACCTGACGCGGCGGTACGTGGACGACTGGGTGCGCGTGAACACCGACGAGGTGTGCGCCGCGATCAAGGACGTGTTCGACGACACCCGCGCGGTGATGGAGCCGGCCGGGGCGCTGGCGGTCGCGGGCCTGAAGAAGTACGCAGCCGAGCGCGGGATGGTGGGCGAGACGCTGGTGGCCCTGACGTGCGGCGCGAACGTGAACTTCGACCGCCTGCGGCACGTGGCCGAGCGCGCGGAGGTGGGCGAGCAGCGCGAGGCGATCCTGGCGGTGACGATCCCCGAGCGGCCGGGCGCGTTCCGGGAGTTCATTGAGGTGATCGGGGCGCGGGCGGTGACGGAGTTCAATTACCGCTACGCGCCGCGCACCGACGCGCAGATCTTCGTGGGCGTGCAGCTCGCCCGGTCGGGCCAGCGGGCCGAACTCGTCGCGGAACTCGCGGCGCGCGGCTACGCTGTGACGGACCTGACCGAAGACGAGCTGGCCAAGGTGCACGTGCGGCACATGGTGGGGGGCCGCGCGCCGGAGGCGACCGACGAGCGGGTGTACTCGTTCACGTTCCCGGAGCGGCCCGGCGCGCTGCTGGAGTTCCTGACGCATCTACATGGCCGCTGGAACATCAGCCTGTTCCACTACCGCAACCACGGCAGCGCGCACGGGCGGGTGCTGGCGGGCGTGCAGGTGCCGCCGGGGGACGCGCCAGAGTTTGCGGCCTTTCTGGGCGGTCTGGGGTACCCGGCGACGGACATGACGTCCAACCCCGCGTACCGGCTGTTCCTGACCTGA
- a CDS encoding HNH endonuclease, which yields MISRKDMPMEEDARIPHVAADLNAPRVLVLNASYEPLHVTSAKRAITLVQYGVAEVLESSADIVRSPSTILKVPSVIRLRKYVRRPRVHPVPFNRRNVLRRDTFVCQYCGSPEELTLDHVMPRSRGGRHNWENVVTACRPCNQRKGSRTPDEAGMPLRTRPRAPTFGVYAHGQFAHWQPEWARYIH from the coding sequence ATGATCTCCAGAAAGGACATGCCCATGGAGGAGGACGCGCGAATACCGCACGTCGCGGCGGACCTGAACGCCCCGCGCGTGCTGGTGCTCAACGCGTCCTATGAGCCCCTGCACGTGACCAGCGCCAAGCGCGCGATCACGCTGGTGCAGTACGGCGTGGCCGAGGTTCTGGAGAGCAGTGCCGATATCGTGCGGTCGCCCAGCACCATCCTGAAGGTGCCCAGCGTGATCCGCCTGCGCAAGTACGTCCGGCGCCCGCGCGTGCACCCGGTACCGTTCAACCGCCGCAACGTGCTGAGGCGTGACACCTTCGTGTGCCAGTACTGCGGCAGCCCCGAGGAACTCACGCTCGACCACGTCATGCCGCGCTCGCGGGGCGGGCGGCACAACTGGGAGAACGTGGTCACCGCATGTAGACCGTGCAACCAGCGCAAGGGGAGCCGCACCCCCGACGAGGCCGGGATGCCGCTGCGCACCCGGCCTCGCGCACCTACGTTCGGGGTGTACGCGCACGGACAGTTCGCGCACTGGCAGCCCGAGTGGGCTCGCTACATCCACTGA
- a CDS encoding HD domain-containing protein, with protein MNRDQAYALMLEHTPSASLQRHMLNVETAMRWYARHWGEDEYTYAVTGLLHDFDYELHPQEHPTWGVTYLREHTDTPPDVLDAIMGHAAYTGTPRDTRLARTLFAVDELTGLIQAAALIRPDRDVRGVELGSLKKRFKNRAFAAGVNRDEVIQGAQELGVDLDTHLHNVLRAMQEAAGAGAPQPVS; from the coding sequence ATGAACCGCGACCAGGCGTACGCCCTAATGCTGGAACACACTCCCTCCGCCTCGTTGCAACGGCACATGCTGAATGTCGAGACCGCCATGCGCTGGTATGCCCGGCACTGGGGCGAGGACGAGTACACCTACGCCGTGACCGGCCTGCTGCACGACTTCGACTACGAACTCCACCCGCAGGAGCACCCCACGTGGGGCGTGACCTACCTGCGCGAGCACACCGACACGCCGCCCGACGTGCTCGACGCGATCATGGGCCACGCTGCCTACACCGGCACCCCGCGCGACACGCGGCTGGCAAGGACGCTCTTCGCGGTGGACGAACTCACCGGCCTGATCCAGGCGGCCGCCCTGATCCGGCCCGACCGGGACGTACGCGGCGTGGAACTCGGCAGCCTCAAAAAACGGTTCAAGAACCGCGCCTTCGCGGCCGGCGTGAACCGTGACGAGGTCATCCAGGGCGCGCAGGAACTCGGCGTGGACCTCGACACGCACCTGCACAATGTCCTAAGAGCGATGCAGGAGGCGGCCGGAGCGGGTGCCCCCCAGCCGGTTTCCTAA
- a CDS encoding VC0807 family protein: MSGPTPTSRIAKKARAGVPKTVWDLVFTFIIPILVLSPNILGSGISVAEQVFGGGRDGNVRAYVLAALIPVAYVVWDLVRNRTLSPVALIGGAGSVFSGALAFWFVDGFWFAVKDSARSYLTGVLFLISAATSVPLLRVFLDAASLGESPEHRAATQQAMRDPGVHRALALGTVVFAGVDLLGGVVNSIVNYVRVTAKFGTDDFNAQVAAVNAIMRVPGLIVSLAGIAVAFWIVQRAVQRRYGQGASLLEPAKLEAAMRERGELAEG; encoded by the coding sequence ATGTCCGGCCCGACCCCCACTTCCCGCATCGCCAAGAAGGCCCGCGCGGGCGTCCCCAAGACCGTCTGGGACCTGGTGTTCACCTTCATCATCCCGATCCTGGTGCTCAGCCCGAACATTCTGGGCAGCGGTATCAGCGTGGCCGAACAGGTGTTCGGCGGCGGCCGGGACGGCAACGTCCGCGCCTACGTGCTGGCCGCCCTGATTCCGGTGGCGTACGTGGTCTGGGACCTCGTGCGCAACCGCACCCTGAGCCCCGTCGCGCTGATCGGCGGGGCGGGTTCGGTGTTCTCCGGCGCGCTGGCGTTCTGGTTCGTGGACGGCTTCTGGTTCGCGGTCAAGGACTCGGCCCGCTCGTACCTGACCGGCGTGCTGTTCCTGATCAGCGCCGCGACCAGCGTGCCGCTGCTGCGCGTGTTTCTGGACGCCGCCAGCCTGGGCGAGAGCCCCGAGCACCGCGCCGCCACCCAGCAGGCCATGCGCGACCCGGGCGTGCACCGCGCGCTGGCGCTGGGCACTGTGGTGTTCGCAGGAGTGGACCTGCTGGGCGGCGTGGTGAACAGCATCGTGAACTACGTGCGCGTGACCGCCAAGTTCGGCACCGACGACTTCAACGCCCAGGTCGCGGCCGTGAACGCGATCATGCGCGTGCCGGGCCTGATCGTCAGCCTGGCCGGCATCGCCGTCGCCTTCTGGATCGTGCAGCGCGCCGTGCAGAGGCGCTACGGCCAGGGCGCGAGCCTGCTGGAACCCGCCAAGCTGGAGGCCGCCATGCGCGAGCGCGGAGAACTGGCCGAGGGCTGA
- a CDS encoding response regulator, whose product MTEPTPPHIEILLVEDNEPDVLLTLEAFEEASVPNRLHVARDGVEALRFLRREGEHAGAPRPDVILMDINMPRKNGLEVLQEIKADRSLGSIPVVMLTTSQSDEDVRSSYERHASGYVVKPVGFENFLGAMRAFENFWMTFVRFPPRRDQH is encoded by the coding sequence ATGACTGAACCCACTCCCCCACACATCGAAATTCTGCTGGTCGAGGACAACGAGCCCGACGTACTGCTGACCCTGGAAGCCTTTGAGGAGGCCAGCGTCCCCAACCGCCTGCATGTGGCCCGGGACGGCGTCGAGGCCCTGCGCTTCCTGCGGCGCGAGGGCGAACACGCCGGTGCGCCGCGCCCGGACGTCATCCTGATGGACATCAACATGCCGCGTAAGAACGGCCTGGAGGTGTTGCAGGAGATCAAGGCCGACCGCTCGCTGGGCAGCATTCCGGTCGTGATGCTCACCACCAGCCAGTCCGACGAGGACGTGCGCAGCTCCTACGAACGCCACGCCAGCGGGTACGTGGTCAAGCCGGTCGGCTTCGAGAACTTCCTGGGGGCCATGCGCGCCTTCGAGAACTTCTGGATGACCTTCGTGCGCTTCCCCCCCCGCCGCGACCAGCACTGA
- a CDS encoding MarC family protein produces the protein MPDLADVLTTINRTFLTMLVVMDPVGLAPIFIGLAGHRPSFERRRVAARATLVAGGIILAFGLGGRALLEHLGISLSSFRVAGGILLFLIALDMVFARPSGSKENPDEEREAQERPDISVFPLAIPLIAGPGTLASIMIQASATHGNALLLGVVFVVTGFVLLLCYLALRLSGQIARVIGVTGVHVVTRVLGVLLGALAVQYVADGVLDLLRGGLKTG, from the coding sequence GTGCCGGACCTGGCCGATGTGCTCACCACCATCAACCGCACCTTCCTGACCATGCTGGTGGTCATGGACCCGGTTGGTCTGGCGCCCATCTTCATCGGCCTGGCCGGGCACCGCCCCAGCTTCGAGCGGCGGCGGGTGGCGGCGCGCGCGACCCTGGTGGCGGGCGGCATCATCCTCGCGTTCGGACTGGGCGGCCGGGCGCTGCTGGAACATCTGGGCATCAGCCTGAGTTCGTTCCGCGTGGCGGGCGGCATCCTGCTGTTCCTGATCGCGCTGGACATGGTGTTCGCGCGGCCCAGTGGCAGCAAGGAAAACCCGGACGAGGAGCGCGAAGCGCAGGAACGCCCGGACATCAGCGTCTTCCCGCTCGCCATTCCGCTGATCGCGGGGCCGGGCACGCTGGCGAGCATCATGATCCAGGCGAGCGCCACCCACGGGAACGCGCTGCTGCTCGGCGTGGTGTTCGTGGTGACGGGCTTCGTGCTGCTGCTGTGCTACCTCGCGCTGCGGCTGTCCGGCCAGATCGCCCGCGTGATCGGCGTGACGGGCGTGCACGTGGTCACCCGCGTGCTGGGCGTGCTGCTGGGCGCGCTGGCCGTGCAGTACGTCGCGGACGGCGTGCTTGACCTGCTGCGCGGCGGCCTGAAGACTGGCTGA
- a CDS encoding polysaccharide deacetylase family protein, with protein sequence MRPNPLLNALGYAPTDRVVIFHADDIGLCGATVDAYAELLEVGTLTSAALMVPCPAAAEGAAVARAFPHADLGVHLTLTSEWDALRWGPVSTRDRASGLLDAQGYFPHGTAEVQATGRPDAVATELAAQLDRARAWGVDVTHVDSHMGALAHPKFLPAVMALAGREGLPAMYPRMAPAGWRAQGFGPVAAAFAWSYGRLLQAAGRPLVDHLRMLPLHEGGDHVDVTRRMLADLPPGLTHFILHPARDTPELRATCADWEGRVANHKALCDPRLRQVIADLGVHTTGYRPVREWMRAQG encoded by the coding sequence ATGCGGCCCAACCCGCTCCTGAATGCCCTCGGCTACGCGCCCACCGACCGCGTCGTGATCTTCCACGCGGACGACATCGGCCTGTGCGGGGCCACGGTGGACGCCTACGCGGAGTTGCTGGAGGTCGGGACGCTCACCTCGGCTGCGCTGATGGTGCCGTGCCCGGCGGCGGCCGAGGGAGCCGCCGTGGCCCGCGCGTTCCCGCACGCGGACCTGGGCGTGCACCTGACCCTCACCAGCGAGTGGGACGCCCTGCGCTGGGGTCCGGTCAGCACCCGCGACCGGGCGAGCGGTCTGCTGGACGCGCAGGGGTATTTCCCGCACGGCACCGCCGAGGTTCAGGCGACCGGGCGCCCGGACGCGGTGGCGACCGAGCTGGCGGCGCAACTCGACCGGGCGCGGGCGTGGGGCGTGGACGTCACGCACGTGGACTCGCACATGGGCGCGCTGGCCCACCCGAAGTTCCTGCCGGCCGTGATGGCCCTGGCGGGCCGCGAGGGCCTGCCCGCCATGTACCCCCGGATGGCGCCGGCCGGCTGGCGGGCGCAGGGCTTCGGTCCGGTGGCCGCGGCGTTCGCGTGGAGTTACGGCCGGTTGCTCCAGGCGGCGGGTCGGCCGCTGGTGGATCACCTGCGGATGCTGCCCCTGCACGAGGGCGGCGACCACGTCGACGTGACGCGGCGGATGCTCGCGGACCTCCCGCCGGGCCTGACGCACTTCATCCTGCACCCGGCGCGCGACACGCCGGAGCTGCGCGCCACCTGCGCCGACTGGGAGGGCCGCGTGGCGAACCACAAGGCCCTGTGCGATCCGCGGCTGCGACAGGTGATCGCGGACCTCGGCGTGCACACCACCGGGTACCGGCCCGTGCGGGAGTGGATGCGGGCGCAGGGGTAG
- a CDS encoding WGxxGxxG-CTERM domain-containing protein, producing the protein MTQTRTTTAALLTFALLAAPTALATAPTPGAVQVQSDATPGQPDGAAEQTGAAVDQAAAATGEAVDNAAQATGEAIDNAAQATGEAVDAAGDAVTDAAAATGEAVDNAAQATGEAIQNTGAAINNAADPNGDGVVDTNNDGVADTRQFPWGLLGLLGLFGLLGRTRPATTTTTVGTASRH; encoded by the coding sequence ATGACCCAGACCCGCACCACGACCGCCGCCCTGCTGACCTTCGCCCTCCTCGCCGCTCCCACAGCGCTGGCCACTGCCCCCACCCCAGGCGCTGTGCAGGTGCAGTCCGACGCCACACCGGGCCAGCCGGACGGCGCGGCCGAACAGACCGGCGCCGCCGTTGATCAGGCGGCCGCTGCGACCGGCGAGGCCGTCGACAATGCGGCCCAGGCCACCGGTGAGGCCATCGACAATGCGGCTCAGGCCACGGGGGAGGCTGTGGACGCTGCCGGCGACGCCGTGACCGACGCGGCCGCCGCGACCGGCGAGGCCGTGGACAACGCTGCGCAGGCCACCGGCGAGGCCATCCAGAACACCGGCGCAGCGATCAACAACGCCGCCGATCCCAACGGCGACGGCGTGGTCGATACCAACAACGACGGCGTGGCCGACACCCGCCAGTTCCCGTGGGGGCTGCTGGGCCTGCTGGGGCTCTTCGGTCTGCTGGGCCGGACCCGGCCCGCCACGACCACCACGACGGTCGGCACGGCCAGCCGTCACTGA
- a CDS encoding DinB family protein, with amino-acid sequence MTDATHGRLTGPPPAALERLLDEGSPFTPPHRVLNGLDAAQACQRVPGAPHTVAEIVAHLRFWQLYTLALARGEQPATPEHAALGWPAATEDGWDTLRRDFLAGLDAMKTVARTGDLSLPVRTTDALGYELVLHALHNAVHLGQVVQLRQMLGAWPPPGGGDTW; translated from the coding sequence ATGACCGACGCGACGCACGGCCGCCTGACCGGCCCGCCCCCCGCCGCCCTGGAACGCCTGCTGGACGAGGGCAGTCCCTTCACGCCGCCACACCGCGTCCTGAACGGTCTGGACGCGGCGCAGGCGTGCCAGCGGGTGCCCGGCGCGCCGCACACCGTGGCGGAGATCGTCGCGCACCTGCGTTTCTGGCAGCTCTACACGCTGGCCCTGGCCCGCGGCGAGCAGCCCGCCACGCCCGAGCACGCCGCGCTGGGCTGGCCCGCCGCCACCGAGGACGGATGGGACACCCTGCGCCGGGACTTCCTGGCTGGCCTGGACGCCATGAAGACGGTCGCGCGCACCGGCGACCTGAGTCTCCCGGTGCGCACGACCGACGCGCTGGGCTACGAACTTGTCCTCCACGCACTGCACAACGCCGTGCATCTGGGCCAGGTCGTGCAGCTCCGGCAAATGCTGGGCGCGTGGCCCCCACCCGGCGGCGGCGACACGTGGTGA
- a CDS encoding DUF808 domain-containing protein: MSGGLVALLDDVAAIARLAAASVDDIGAAAGRASMKAVGVVVDDTAVTPRYVTGFSPDRELPIIWRIARGSLRNKVVFILPAALLLSQFLPWAITPILMLGGAYLCFEGAEKVYEAVSGGAHHDEAPQDAATLSSAQHEGQMVSGAIRTDFILSAEIMALSLSEVADEPLLSRTLILVVVAVLITALVYGVVGLIVKMDDLGLKLARSGTGAARALGRGLVRGMPAVLAALSVIGTAAMLWVGGHILLVGLEEFGVAGPYHALHDAAVAAGHAIPALEGVVEWLVETLGSAVVGLIVGGIIVALLHLRPGRKAAH; this comes from the coding sequence GTGAGCGGCGGTCTCGTGGCCCTGCTCGACGACGTGGCGGCCATCGCGCGCCTTGCGGCGGCGTCCGTGGACGACATCGGTGCGGCGGCCGGGCGGGCCAGCATGAAGGCCGTGGGGGTGGTCGTGGACGATACGGCCGTCACGCCCCGCTACGTCACCGGCTTCAGTCCGGACCGCGAACTGCCGATCATCTGGCGTATCGCGCGCGGCTCGCTGCGCAACAAGGTGGTGTTCATCCTCCCGGCGGCGTTGCTGCTCAGCCAGTTCCTGCCGTGGGCGATCACGCCGATCCTGATGCTGGGCGGCGCGTACCTGTGCTTCGAGGGCGCCGAGAAGGTCTACGAGGCGGTCTCCGGCGGCGCGCACCACGATGAGGCCCCCCAGGACGCCGCCACGCTCTCCAGCGCGCAGCACGAGGGGCAGATGGTGTCGGGCGCGATCCGCACAGACTTCATCCTGTCGGCCGAGATCATGGCCCTGTCGCTGTCGGAGGTGGCCGACGAGCCGCTGCTGTCGCGCACCCTGATCCTGGTCGTGGTTGCCGTGCTGATCACCGCTCTCGTGTACGGCGTGGTCGGCCTGATCGTGAAGATGGACGACCTGGGCCTGAAACTCGCCCGCAGCGGCACCGGCGCGGCCCGCGCGCTCGGCCGGGGCCTGGTGCGCGGCATGCCGGCCGTGCTGGCGGCCCTCTCGGTCATCGGCACCGCCGCGATGCTGTGGGTGGGCGGCCACATCCTGCTGGTCGGCCTGGAGGAATTCGGCGTGGCCGGCCCGTACCACGCGCTGCATGACGCCGCCGTGGCCGCCGGGCACGCCATTCCCGCGCTGGAGGGCGTGGTGGAGTGGCTGGTCGAGACGCTGGGCTCCGCCGTCGTGGGTCTGATCGTGGGCGGGATCATCGTCGCGCTGCTGCACCTGCGGCCGGGGCGCAAGGCGGCCCACTGA